In Turicibacter sanguinis, a genomic segment contains:
- a CDS encoding GerMN domain-containing protein produces the protein MKTNWLKKLTLPVLAMAFVYYLTKSGEDPATKNLVQNITNQQSTLQTSEISEDCYEVYALHDSGYMVKTYVEKGEETDQVQAVFDLLTIKSNQLPLKTTSLISPMTVLNDYTLNDGTLTLDLSKEFLNYDASQEQQVVESLVWSFTSLEGVDRVKFEIDGQPVSNLNGTLAVERGLTRQMGINLEMDTNNLDNTQLVTLYFMTDDTQNGLLVPVTRLIPSSVDPVNYAIDSLIQGSVGGEYISVFDNQTTLMTEPVIENGVITLNFSSDLYYDNNQTVVSSLMHEQLVMTLTEFDGIEAVSVLIDGNSKIVDDTLRSVAIPTSRNIFEPVNDAISK, from the coding sequence ATGAAAACGAATTGGTTGAAAAAATTGACACTACCAGTCTTAGCCATGGCATTCGTCTATTACTTAACAAAAAGTGGAGAAGACCCAGCGACCAAAAACTTAGTTCAAAACATTACGAATCAACAAAGTACATTACAAACAAGTGAAATCAGTGAAGACTGTTACGAAGTTTACGCTCTTCATGATTCAGGGTACATGGTTAAAACATATGTTGAAAAAGGGGAAGAAACAGATCAAGTTCAAGCGGTATTCGATTTATTAACCATTAAATCAAATCAATTACCACTTAAAACGACATCTTTGATTTCACCGATGACTGTGCTAAATGACTATACCCTAAACGATGGAACCTTAACGTTAGATTTATCAAAAGAATTCCTTAACTATGATGCTAGTCAAGAGCAACAAGTTGTTGAATCTTTAGTCTGGAGCTTTACTAGCCTTGAAGGTGTAGATCGTGTTAAATTTGAAATTGATGGACAACCCGTTTCCAATCTAAATGGAACCCTAGCTGTTGAACGTGGTCTGACTCGCCAAATGGGAATAAACCTAGAAATGGATACGAATAATTTAGATAACACACAACTAGTGACGCTATATTTCATGACAGACGACACTCAAAACGGATTACTTGTTCCAGTCACACGATTAATCCCTAGTAGCGTAGATCCAGTGAATTATGCCATCGACTCATTAATCCAAGGATCAGTGGGGGGTGAGTATATCAGCGTCTTTGATAACCAAACGACATTAATGACAGAACCAGTGATTGAAAATGGAGTCATTACGCTTAACTTTAGTTCAGATTTATACTATGACAATAACCAAACCGTTGTTTCTTCTTTAATGCATGAACAGTTAGTCATGACCTTAACAGAATTCGATGGAATTGAAGCTGTCTCAGTTTTAATCGATGGAAACTCAAAAATTGTTGATGATACTTTACGTTCAGTTGCTATTCCAACAAGTCGTAATATTTTTGAACCTGTAAATGACGCCATATCAAAATAG
- the uvrC gene encoding excinuclease ABC subunit UvrC — MNQLIKDKLAILPMNPGCYLMKDAKGQVIYVGKAKRLKNRVKSYFIGTHNGKTARLVREIVDFEYIITSSELEALVLEINLIKKYDPKYNIMLTDDKHYPYIKITNEVHPRLVTTRKIKKDGGKYFGPYPNARAANETIRLLNKLYPLRKCHTIPQKVCLYYHIHQCLAPCEFKITPEDYKPYIEQITRFLKGDYSDVKKDLVSRMEEAAEKLEFERAKEYRDLIANIEATVEKQKMTMNDFIDRDVFGYYTMNGLICVQVFFIRQGKVIEREVSIFDGIEDTEEAVLTFIGRFYQGNNLKPKEIFIPATLNQELLSQLLDIKVIVPKIGDKKELVELAMKNAEMALSEKLQLIEKQEERTLKAVERLGEVLNIPTPHRIEAFDNSHHQGMDAVSAMVVFTDGRPDKKQYRKYKIQTTSDGDDYQAMREVIYRRYFKVLNEDLPAPDLIVIDGGKGQVAIAQEVLSSLNMTIPVVGLVKDEKHRTSFLLDGRDMEEIKLPTRSNVFQLLTRIQDEVHRFVIGFHHQSAQKRTLTSILDEIPGVGPKRKRLLIQNFGTLERMVEADEQEYLKLGFPAEVIRRIKTFIAEEIQKK; from the coding sequence ATGAATCAATTAATTAAAGATAAGTTAGCCATCCTTCCGATGAATCCTGGTTGTTATTTGATGAAAGACGCCAAAGGACAAGTCATCTATGTTGGAAAAGCGAAACGTTTAAAAAATCGCGTTAAATCTTATTTTATTGGAACTCATAATGGGAAGACAGCACGATTAGTTCGTGAAATTGTCGATTTTGAATACATTATTACCTCTAGTGAACTCGAAGCCCTAGTTCTTGAAATCAATCTGATTAAAAAATATGATCCAAAGTACAATATCATGTTGACGGACGATAAACATTATCCGTATATTAAAATTACAAACGAGGTCCATCCTCGCCTAGTGACAACCCGTAAAATTAAAAAAGATGGAGGTAAATACTTTGGTCCATATCCCAATGCTCGTGCCGCGAATGAAACCATTCGGTTATTAAATAAATTATATCCGTTACGAAAATGCCATACGATTCCTCAAAAGGTTTGTTTATATTATCATATTCATCAATGTTTAGCACCTTGTGAATTTAAGATAACACCAGAAGACTACAAACCGTATATTGAACAAATTACACGTTTTTTAAAAGGTGATTATTCCGATGTTAAAAAAGATTTAGTGAGTCGAATGGAAGAAGCAGCTGAAAAGTTAGAATTTGAGCGAGCGAAAGAATACCGAGATTTAATCGCGAACATTGAAGCGACCGTTGAGAAACAAAAAATGACGATGAATGATTTTATTGATCGAGATGTGTTTGGATATTATACGATGAATGGATTAATTTGTGTCCAAGTTTTCTTCATTCGTCAAGGAAAGGTCATTGAACGTGAAGTGTCTATTTTTGATGGCATTGAAGATACAGAGGAAGCTGTTTTAACGTTTATCGGTCGCTTTTATCAAGGCAATAATTTAAAACCGAAAGAAATTTTTATTCCAGCAACACTCAATCAAGAGTTATTAAGTCAATTATTAGATATCAAAGTCATTGTTCCAAAAATTGGTGATAAAAAAGAATTAGTTGAACTAGCCATGAAAAATGCTGAAATGGCATTAAGTGAAAAACTCCAATTAATTGAAAAACAAGAAGAGAGAACCTTAAAAGCAGTTGAACGGTTAGGAGAAGTGTTAAATATTCCAACACCACATCGAATTGAAGCATTCGATAACTCCCATCATCAGGGGATGGATGCCGTCTCAGCGATGGTTGTGTTTACAGATGGACGCCCGGATAAAAAACAATACCGAAAATATAAAATTCAAACAACATCGGATGGAGATGACTATCAAGCAATGCGAGAAGTCATTTATCGCCGTTATTTTAAAGTATTAAATGAAGATTTGCCAGCCCCAGATTTAATTGTTATTGATGGTGGAAAGGGACAAGTGGCTATTGCACAAGAGGTTCTCTCTTCCTTAAATATGACCATCCCCGTCGTTGGACTGGTTAAAGATGAGAAACATAGAACATCATTCTTACTAGATGGGCGTGATATGGAAGAAATAAAACTTCCGACACGTTCAAATGTCTTCCAACTTTTAACGCGTATTCAAGATGAAGTCCATCGCTTTGTCATTGGATTTCATCATCAGTCGGCTCAAAAGCGAACGCTAACGTCTATTTTAGATGAAATTCCAGGTGTTGGGCCGAAACGTAAACGATTATTAATTCAAAATTTTGGAACACTTGAACGAATGGTCGAAGCAGATGAACAAGAGTATTTAAAACTTGGCTTTCCTGCTGAAGTCATCCGTAGAATTAAGACGTTTATCGCCGAAGAAATACAGAAAAAATAG
- a CDS encoding DUF4362 domain-containing protein, with translation MAKKIIMGICISIILAGFSWFFINGEFDSSAITVSSYDIVVGTEAGDVIQQGDTIINLARLEEFYKNIRREIDDEMTIAIVHSQHNIDLYELIFENNQLKLYYDIAQDEQGRKEYKIKIYQSIKKILKGNQVIYKLVNENEERPFLAYNLK, from the coding sequence ATGGCGAAAAAAATAATTATGGGGATTTGTATTAGTATCATTTTAGCAGGATTTAGTTGGTTCTTTATAAATGGAGAATTTGATTCATCTGCTATCACGGTATCATCATATGATATAGTAGTCGGAACAGAAGCTGGAGATGTCATTCAGCAAGGTGATACCATTATTAACTTAGCAAGACTAGAAGAATTTTATAAAAATATACGACGAGAAATCGATGATGAAATGACGATTGCGATTGTCCATTCTCAACATAACATTGATTTATACGAATTAATCTTTGAGAACAATCAATTGAAGCTTTATTATGATATTGCTCAAGATGAACAAGGACGAAAGGAATATAAAATTAAAATCTATCAATCCATTAAAAAGATTTTAAAAGGAAATCAAGTGATTTATAAATTAGTAAATGAAAATGAAGAACGTCCGTTTTTAGCTTATAATTTGAAATAA
- the rbfA gene encoding 30S ribosome-binding factor RbfA yields the protein MSRIRVQKISKQIERDVTDIIMNEIKDTKIGFVTVTGAEVTNDLSFCKIYYSVLGGENRREAATKALIRSKGFIRSELSKRLSIRKVPELIFEIDESIEYGNKIDTMLNELRRQGKM from the coding sequence ATGTCACGCATTAGAGTGCAGAAAATTTCAAAACAAATCGAACGTGATGTAACTGATATCATCATGAACGAGATTAAAGATACAAAAATAGGATTTGTAACAGTTACAGGAGCAGAAGTGACTAATGACTTATCATTCTGTAAAATTTACTATTCAGTCCTTGGTGGAGAAAATCGTCGTGAAGCTGCGACTAAAGCATTAATTCGCTCAAAAGGATTTATCCGCTCAGAATTAAGTAAACGATTATCAATCCGTAAAGTGCCTGAATTGATTTTTGAAATTGATGAATCAATTGAATATGGTAATAAAATTGACACGATGTTAAATGAGTTACGTCGTCAAGGTAAAATGTAG
- a CDS encoding XTP/dITP diphosphatase, with the protein MKEVIIATQNSGKAKEFEHIFNRYNIQVKSLLDLGDVTEIEENGETFEENALIKAREIAKKYKKLVIADDSGLEVDALNKRPGVYSARYAGEDRDDAKNIDKVLTELEGIEEKNRSARFVCALALVTENGEEYVVRGECEGQILTHRQGNEGFGYDPIFYLPSIQKTMAEIPKSEKNVLSHRADAFKKLENVLMDLM; encoded by the coding sequence ATGAAAGAAGTCATCATTGCGACACAAAACAGTGGAAAAGCAAAAGAATTTGAACATATTTTCAATCGTTATAACATTCAAGTTAAATCATTACTCGATTTAGGTGACGTCACTGAAATCGAGGAAAATGGTGAGACATTTGAAGAAAACGCCTTAATCAAAGCGCGTGAAATAGCAAAAAAATATAAAAAATTAGTCATTGCAGATGACTCAGGGCTAGAAGTTGATGCCTTAAATAAACGCCCAGGTGTTTATAGTGCTCGTTATGCTGGAGAAGATCGTGATGACGCCAAAAACATTGATAAAGTCTTAACAGAGCTTGAAGGGATAGAAGAAAAAAATCGTAGTGCCCGTTTCGTTTGTGCCCTTGCTCTTGTCACAGAAAATGGTGAAGAATACGTCGTTCGAGGAGAGTGTGAAGGTCAAATTTTAACACATCGCCAAGGAAACGAAGGGTTTGGATACGATCCAATCTTCTATCTACCATCCATCCAAAAAACAATGGCCGAGATTCCAAAAAGCGAAAAAAACGTCTTAAGTCATCGTGCGGATGCCTTCAAGAAGTTAGAAAATGTCTTAATGGATTTAATGTAG
- the rph gene encoding ribonuclease PH, with amino-acid sequence MRTNERKNNELRPVEFIPNYIMHPEGAVLISVGNTKVICTATIENKLPPFMRGQGKGWITAEYSMLPRATNTRNVRESARGKLSGRTMEIQRLIGRSLRAAVDLEKLGERTIWIDCDVIQADGGTRTASITGSVVAMKLAFDKLVAEGVLKESPLKEHLAAISVGIKDGEVILDLDYEEDSSAEVDMNVIMTESGQFVEIQGTGEEATYSHAELLQMLDVASQGIKQLIEAQKQIG; translated from the coding sequence ATGAGAACTAATGAACGTAAAAATAATGAACTAAGACCCGTCGAATTCATTCCAAATTATATTATGCATCCAGAAGGAGCTGTTTTAATTTCAGTTGGAAACACAAAAGTGATTTGCACTGCAACGATTGAAAATAAATTACCCCCTTTTATGCGAGGACAGGGAAAAGGTTGGATTACAGCTGAGTACTCTATGTTACCACGCGCGACGAATACACGTAATGTTCGAGAATCAGCTCGTGGAAAATTATCAGGTCGTACGATGGAAATTCAACGTTTAATCGGTCGTTCTTTACGTGCCGCTGTTGATTTAGAAAAACTAGGTGAACGTACGATTTGGATTGACTGTGATGTGATTCAAGCAGATGGTGGAACACGTACAGCGTCTATTACAGGATCAGTTGTGGCAATGAAATTAGCTTTCGATAAATTAGTAGCAGAAGGTGTTTTAAAAGAATCTCCTCTTAAAGAACATTTAGCGGCAATCTCAGTTGGAATCAAAGATGGTGAAGTCATTTTAGACTTAGACTACGAAGAAGATTCAAGTGCAGAAGTCGATATGAATGTGATCATGACTGAGAGCGGACAATTTGTTGAAATCCAAGGAACAGGTGAAGAGGCGACGTACTCACATGCTGAGTTATTACAAATGCTTGACGTTGCAAGCCAAGGAATTAAACAATTAATTGAAGCTCAAAAACAAATCGGTTAA
- the infB gene encoding translation initiation factor IF-2, giving the protein MRVHEYAKQFNVSSKEVLQVLEENNISVKSHMSVLGDDVILMLDKNFKNEQGSKIEDVNNTEKETTNETDDLFKYDDYLEVNRPKITKKKKGSNQKKIKNEKSDRIANVPVKEDAEANIVYYSEDLTVGELAERLGKSTGEIVKQLLMLGMMATVNQTLDRETVELVAEEAGFEVKDKIFTDVIEFEKIVLEDSEEDLEKRPPVVTIMGHVDHGKTTLLDAIRNSRVVTGEAGGITQHIGAYQVNHNGNVITFLDTPGHAAFTSMRARGAQVTDICVLVVAADDGVMPQTKEAIDHAKAAGVPIIVAVNKMDKPTANPDRVMQELTNFNLLAEEWGGDTIFVRLSALQGEGIDELLEMINLVSEMAELKANPKRLATGTVIEAKLDKGRGPVATLLVENGTLRIGDSIVVGNTHGRVRAMVDDLNKRIEAAGPSTPVEITGLNDVPQAGDRFMVFPSEKEARQIAEQRTANARELGNKAGKAVSLDDLFSQIQEGELKELNLIIKGDVQGSVEALSGSLQKIDVEGAKINIIRASVGTITETDVTLASASGAIIIGFNVRPSAATRQQAAAEGVDIRLHSIIYKVIDEIEAAMKGLLDPVFEEKVTGQLEVRQTFKVSKVGTIAGCYVTDGSVSRNASVRVIRDGIVVFEGELGSLKRFKDEVKEVNYGYECGITIDRFNDIKEGDIIEAYVMEEVKRA; this is encoded by the coding sequence ATGAGGGTTCACGAATATGCAAAACAATTTAATGTTTCAAGTAAAGAGGTGTTGCAAGTTTTAGAAGAAAACAACATCTCAGTAAAAAGTCATATGTCAGTGTTAGGAGACGATGTTATATTGATGCTAGATAAAAATTTTAAAAACGAACAAGGTTCAAAAATCGAAGATGTAAACAACACAGAAAAAGAAACAACAAATGAGACAGACGATTTATTTAAATACGATGATTATTTAGAAGTTAACCGTCCAAAAATCACTAAAAAGAAAAAAGGTTCAAATCAAAAGAAAATTAAAAATGAAAAAAGCGATCGTATCGCAAACGTTCCAGTTAAAGAAGATGCTGAAGCAAACATTGTTTACTATAGTGAAGATTTAACAGTAGGTGAATTAGCAGAACGTCTTGGAAAATCAACTGGAGAAATCGTAAAACAATTATTAATGCTTGGAATGATGGCAACAGTTAACCAAACATTAGATCGTGAAACAGTTGAATTAGTAGCTGAAGAAGCTGGATTCGAAGTTAAAGATAAAATCTTTACAGATGTGATTGAATTTGAAAAAATCGTTTTAGAAGATTCAGAAGAAGATTTAGAAAAACGTCCACCAGTTGTGACAATCATGGGACACGTTGACCACGGTAAAACAACTTTATTAGATGCGATTCGTAACTCGCGTGTTGTAACTGGAGAAGCTGGAGGAATCACACAACATATCGGTGCATACCAAGTAAATCATAATGGAAATGTGATTACATTCTTAGATACACCAGGACATGCTGCCTTCACTTCAATGCGTGCTCGTGGAGCACAAGTTACAGATATCTGTGTTCTTGTTGTCGCAGCAGATGATGGGGTGATGCCTCAAACAAAAGAAGCAATCGATCATGCAAAAGCAGCTGGAGTTCCAATTATCGTTGCGGTTAATAAAATGGATAAACCAACAGCGAACCCAGATCGCGTAATGCAAGAATTAACAAACTTCAACTTACTTGCTGAGGAGTGGGGAGGAGATACCATCTTCGTTCGTCTTTCAGCATTACAAGGTGAAGGAATTGATGAATTACTTGAAATGATTAACTTAGTATCTGAAATGGCTGAGTTAAAAGCGAATCCAAAACGTTTAGCGACAGGTACTGTAATCGAAGCGAAACTTGATAAAGGTCGTGGACCAGTTGCAACATTATTAGTTGAAAATGGAACATTACGTATTGGAGATTCAATCGTTGTAGGTAACACTCATGGACGTGTTCGTGCGATGGTAGATGATTTAAATAAACGTATTGAAGCAGCGGGACCATCAACTCCAGTTGAAATTACCGGATTAAATGATGTGCCACAAGCTGGAGATCGCTTCATGGTATTCCCAAGTGAAAAAGAAGCCCGCCAAATTGCAGAACAACGTACAGCTAATGCTCGTGAACTTGGAAACAAAGCTGGTAAGGCTGTTTCATTAGATGATTTATTCTCTCAAATTCAAGAGGGTGAGTTAAAAGAATTAAACTTAATCATCAAAGGTGACGTTCAAGGTTCAGTTGAAGCATTAAGCGGTTCATTACAAAAAATTGATGTAGAAGGTGCAAAAATTAACATTATTCGTGCATCAGTTGGAACAATTACTGAAACAGATGTAACATTAGCATCAGCTTCAGGAGCAATCATTATTGGATTTAACGTTCGTCCATCAGCAGCAACTCGCCAACAAGCGGCAGCTGAAGGAGTAGATATTCGCTTACATTCAATTATTTATAAAGTAATTGATGAAATCGAAGCAGCAATGAAAGGTCTTTTAGATCCAGTATTCGAAGAAAAAGTAACAGGACAGTTAGAAGTTCGTCAAACATTCAAAGTTTCAAAAGTTGGAACAATTGCAGGATGTTATGTAACGGATGGATCGGTATCTCGTAACGCAAGCGTACGTGTTATCCGTGATGGAATTGTTGTTTTTGAAGGTGAATTAGGATCATTAAAACGTTTCAAAGATGAAGTTAAAGAAGTTAACTACGGTTACGAGTGTGGAATTACAATCGACCGTTTCAATGATATCAAAGAAGGAGATATCATCGAAGCTTACGTTATGGAAGAAGTAAAACGCGCTTAG
- a CDS encoding exonuclease domain-containing protein produces MEVVIMLGHTGVILKINMNDYKIWINETCFSYENKLHVTNSMIGQTVQYSLNQTGMINHLELVVQKTKELKGKIQSMNLSIPRISLHTDGQLLHFYVPHRYLELVKRHFKPGDFMHFSYNPTEFKLGKASYFVITGIKSDPRKKMANPQQVKNELRQTINLLMDSPFYAFLDLEFSMSGPEYRGTKFIPEIIQFGLIIADAEGNLVEKFSAYVKPTIFPQISGKTQEFLKITDASVAYGITYLEFYGYIKEVIARYNPLFIVWGVSDGFILENSYVINGVKPLFETNQLIDLQRIHRQYYQIGQDIGLYNAIRSYEILTGTQIHDAIVDALVLHNIFYKFKSIILANEQYPFKENYQNIMNNRLG; encoded by the coding sequence ATGGAAGTGGTAATCATGCTCGGACATACCGGAGTTATTTTAAAAATAAATATGAATGACTATAAAATATGGATTAATGAAACGTGTTTTTCTTATGAAAATAAATTACATGTGACCAACTCAATGATTGGACAAACCGTTCAGTATAGCTTAAACCAAACGGGAATGATTAATCATCTTGAATTAGTCGTTCAAAAAACCAAAGAGTTAAAAGGAAAAATTCAGTCGATGAATTTATCAATTCCTCGAATTTCTTTGCACACCGATGGACAACTTTTACATTTTTACGTGCCACATCGATACTTAGAACTGGTGAAACGTCACTTTAAACCAGGGGATTTTATGCATTTTTCTTATAATCCAACCGAATTTAAACTGGGAAAAGCATCTTATTTTGTGATTACAGGAATCAAAAGTGATCCACGTAAAAAGATGGCGAATCCTCAACAAGTCAAAAATGAATTGAGACAGACCATTAATTTATTAATGGACTCCCCTTTTTATGCCTTTTTAGATTTAGAATTTTCAATGAGTGGACCTGAATATCGTGGAACTAAATTCATACCGGAAATTATTCAATTTGGATTAATCATAGCCGATGCCGAGGGAAATCTCGTGGAAAAATTCTCAGCGTATGTAAAACCAACAATCTTCCCACAAATTTCAGGTAAAACACAAGAATTTTTAAAAATTACAGATGCATCTGTCGCATATGGCATTACTTATTTAGAGTTTTATGGTTACATTAAAGAAGTCATTGCACGATATAACCCATTATTTATTGTATGGGGTGTTTCTGATGGATTTATTTTGGAAAACTCATATGTGATTAATGGAGTAAAACCTTTATTTGAGACCAATCAATTAATCGACCTACAACGCATTCATCGACAATATTACCAAATCGGGCAAGATATTGGGCTATATAATGCCATTCGAAGTTATGAAATTTTAACTGGGACGCAAATTCATGATGCGATTGTCGATGCTTTAGTTTTACATAATATTTTTTATAAGTTTAAATCGATTATTTTGGCGAATGAGCAGTATCCATTTAAGGAAAACTATCAAAATATCATGAATAATCGCTTAGGTTAG
- a CDS encoding helix-turn-helix domain-containing protein, whose amino-acid sequence MNKGQSILTKREQEIFNLLVRNMTTSEIAEELKISEKTVRNHISNVILKLNVKGRSQAIIELLKLGVIEL is encoded by the coding sequence TTGAACAAAGGTCAGTCAATTTTAACTAAACGTGAACAAGAAATTTTCAATTTACTTGTTAGAAATATGACAACAAGTGAAATTGCTGAAGAATTGAAAATCAGTGAAAAAACAGTTAGAAATCATATCTCAAATGTTATTCTAAAATTAAATGTCAAAGGACGCTCACAGGCCATTATTGAGCTTTTGAAATTGGGTGTCATTGAGTTATAA